TCGGAACCCGGGATGAAGAAGAAGCCCGCGCCGTAGGTGTCGCAGATGCGAACGTACTCGGCGGGAGCAGCCTTGCCCGGGAGATCCGCTGCCTGGGCGCCCGAGAGGGCAATGAAGCCCGCCGCAGCGCCGAGAAGAAGGCTCTTAACCGTCTTCATGTTGTAGA
The sequence above is a segment of the Phreatobacter oligotrophus genome. Coding sequences within it:
- a CDS encoding porin — encoded protein: MKTVKSLLLGAAAGFIALSGAQAADLPGKAAPAEYVRICDTYGAGFFFIPGS